The genomic stretch TAATACAGGTCCACGTATATATCTCGCTGTACTGAATACTGACAAGCTGAGCTGCCAGACTTTCCTAGGGAAAAAAAATCTATGATGAATAACAACAGTCAGACTTTCTGAAACTGATATATATTGTGTCATATTTTCAGGGAACTGATAAGATCAACAGCATATACACTAGCAAAACAGAGTCATATTTTGCGAAGTgtataatgcaaaaatataagtTAGAGCATGAAACTCCAATCATCCCTTAGTCTGTTGTCCTCGTCTTCTCTTATGAGCAATTTTCAAATATGGTAGAGTTGCTTGACTTGCATTGGTTCAGATAAGAGTTTTCAGGTGCTGTCATCTGTGACCAATGTTTTAGTACCATAGCGAAAATGAAAAGAAACGAAAACCCTATGTCGGGAGCTGGTAAAATCGGCAACATGTATTTTGGAAAGTACATATATTGcaaacagagagagagagagagagaaagagagagagatatCAGTTAGATTGCACAATTATCCCTTTTTACTCTGTACTCCTGATATTTTCTTATGAGCAATCTGCAACTACGGTGGTTGGTTGACTTGCATTGGTTCAGAATTTCAGATCAGAGTTTTGAAGTGCTGTCATCTCTGACCAAAGTTGTTGCATTATTGCGTTTGCGTATATGTTTACTTAGTTTACCAGGTCTCAATAGTCAATACTGTGGTTTAAGCCCTTGAAATTAAAACAACATAGCTCAGGGATCGGAAAAAAAAACTCTTGTACTACTTAATCAAAGAGCGTCTGAAGTCTGAACAAATTAGGTCTGATAGGCCAACGAGCGTGATGAACTGAAACTGAGCATACCCAGAATCTTAAACTAGTTCGCATCGGTCCAACTGAATGCAAGGCAAGATGGTGTTACAGGCGCATTCAACTAGCCACAATCTGATCTCGTCACACGCCACGAACACCGCTTAAAATTCTCTTCTCAGTCATTGACTCAATCCTCGGAGAATCTGAATATGTATATTGTCGATTGGTCTGAAAACGCTATTTCAGAAACTGAAGAAATGGACAGAAGACTTCAGAAACTGAAGAAGACATGGACATAGCCCTATTCGGAAGCTGAAGAAATGGACAGCACTCAGCGCACGTACTACTAATCAATACTGAAGAGAGGATCGTTCCTAAGTCTTCTCccgtatatatttagtcaacttTGATTGGTTCGCCTGTCCATGTCTTCTCTGACGAGCAGAGCAATCGCCTGCATCTCTGGCTAATCTCCAACTAATACGGTAGTTGTTTGACCTGGTTCAGATCGGCGTCCAAAGTCTTGATTCAGACTTCATTTAGTAACATATATCTCCATCATCTGTAGTTTAATTTTGCTTGCCTGGCCTGGTCATTAACGCTCATTGAGTGTAGCTGTGCTTGATCAATCAAATCATTCATGAATAAATCAAACGCCCCATGATCTGTCATGTCAAAACCTCCCCTGGGACGAACATATATCAAATGCCTCCTGATCTGTCATGTCAAAACCTCCCTTGGGATGAACAAATTAGATGCCCCCTGATCTGATCTCTCATCTCAAAACGACTTCTCTAGCTCTATCATGTCCTTTGTATCATTTGGAAGTTGCGAGTGTGGCGCGTGTTATGTTGCACTTGCAATGGAATGGGAAAAAAGTATTAGGGTTTCATTCGGATCCCATCAAATTTAGGTCGAACAACCTGATCCATCAAAACTTCCTTTCATTCTATCCATGGTGCATAAATACGTACAATTCTTGACTCGTCTGTGCTATGTACATAGATCGATCAATTTGATGATCCCTGTTACATTGACATATTGTGATCACCAACCATTTCCCCAGCCAATTACGAACActccaaaaactactccaatgAACAAAGTAAAATAACCACGATGCACTTATTAATTACACATGAACCACtaatccatgcatgcatgcatggcagcTGGGCTCAAAAACGGCGATTTGCCCTTGCCAATCGATCTTCCGCATGGTGCATGCCTGCGCCGCGGATCCTGAATTCCTGATCACTTCTGGGCAGCAGCGGCCCCGCCGCGGCCCATGACGGACGTGATCGCCGCGGCCAGGGCGGACTGGAAGCTCGGATCGGACGTGATCGCCTTCGCGAGCGTGTCCGTGACGGCCGCCGGCGCCaccgcgccatggccgccgcccaGGCTGCTGGCTCTCTGCAGGTACGACTGGGCGTACAGCTGTTCCGGTCTCGATGGCACGCCCAGGCTTCCACCGAACAGGTGCCCCAGAGCCGGCGACGTCGAGCTCTTGGAGTAGTAGGACGGGTGGGCGCCGCCGTACGCCAGGTACCCGTTGCTCCACGCCGCCGGGAACGCCTTGGACTCGAaccccgctgctgctgctgctgctgcggcggcggcgtagGGCGAGGAGTGCATGAGGGAGTGCGGCGCGGCGGGGGAGGTGAGGTCGAGCGTGATGGTGGGGCAGGACGCGGCGGTGGAGACCATGGTGGTGGGGCCGAACAGCCCGGCGGCGGCCGGCAGCgggtggccgtggccgtggacgAGCGAGGCCGAGGCGGCGGAGGTGGTGGAGCCCGAGGTGAGCATGGCCACCGCCGCGGAGGTCGTGGACGCCATGGCCGTCGCCGCCGGCGTTAGCGGGTGATTGTGCGCGCCCTCGTACGTGGTGATCAGGATCGACGTGTCCTCCGCGCACCGCTGCACCTGCTTTCTCACCGGGCAGTGCGCCGCCACCGTGCAGCGGTAGTAGGCGCGCGGGCACGGGTTCCCCTTGGAGATCTTCTGCCCGTACTTGCGCCATTGGCAGCCATCGGGCATCTGATGATTATCATGACACAAAACAATTGTTAGGGTAGGTCTAACACTAAGTTGCGTTTAGCTAGAGCTCAAACAATGCTAATTTGTGTTTATTTGGAACAATTTTCATAAGCATAGTAGCACACTTGTAACGTACGTACCGTGGGAGTGTCGCATTTGACCCTGACGGAAACCCTAGCCTTCTTGGCCTGCTGCTGCACCTCATCGTCAGCTGATCTGTctccggcaccggcaccggcgctCGGGCTCTTACGGGCTGTGCCCGCGGCCGCCAGGGCAGGCTTGGCGTCGTCGTTGTCGTCGGCACTGCCGCTGCTGTCGGAGGTCAGGTTCAGGACGGGCGCCGTGGACGCGTGGCTCGCCTTGTCGTCGTCCGTGGCCGTCGTGGTGGACGACGGCAGCCCGTTTCCGCGCGCGAAACCAAGACCGAGGGAGAGCTGGTGGTGGCCTTGGTCATCAGCGTCGGCGGCGGTGGTTGTCTCAGCGGTGccggacgaggacgacgacctCTCGTGCCCCTTGCGGCGGGGTGCGCCACCGCTATTTGCCCTGGTGCCGAGGCTCAGGGAGACGAGGTCGTCGGGGCCGTCGTCGTCGGTGCCGGGattcggcgccggcgccggcgcgacGGGGAGCTTCTTCTCGGCCACCTTGGCTGCAGACGATGCTTGCTCCTGCACCTTGACGACGTCGAGGAAGTGCATCTGCAGGGACTGGTACTGGCTGACGATGCGGGACAGCATCGActtgaggcgctcgttctcctcCCTCACCTCGCCCATCTCCGCCCTGGCCGCCTCCAGCCTGCGTTCCTCCTGCTTGACGTTGATGCCGCCGGCCGCGTCTCTTTGCGTCGATGGAAAGCTTTCGAAGACTATCGGAAGAGCGCTTCCTACCATCTGCATCCATccacaaaataaattaattaaagtTCATGCTCTGTCTCGTCAGATCTCTCTAGCTAGTTTTGCGTTGAAGAAAAGCGAAATTAAATTAAGGATCGAACAGGTCATGCAGTTCATACCGGTGGCCGGGCGGCGATCTCTGGCTTGGCGTCGGGTCTCTTCTCCTCCGCCTTCAcctgcggcgccggcggcggccttTCGACGGCGACCTCCATGGCAACTTAACCAACCAaccaagctagctagctagccgcAACGGCCGGCCTACCCCTCCCTTCTCGatcgagcagcagctagctagctccGCTCAGCTTTCGGCAAGGCACGCAATGGCTTGTCCTGGCCGTACCTCTCTATGCGGAGCTCGTTCGTTCGTCTCCTTATAAAGAAGGAAGGAGAGAGGCAGGAAAGCTCAACAAGCCTGCAGTTTCTGACTCGCTTGGGGATAAACAAATGGTAGATGCCTCACCGAATCCCAGTGGCGGAGCCTATCACGGttcagtcgtcgtcgtcgtcgtcctcgtcctcgtccataCGGCTATAGGCATGGCCGCATCGCATCAAAAATGTCAACTGGTTTAGCTGGCCCACACGCACGCACCGGCCGGCCCCACGGGTAAGCGAGACAAGCAAGCAAGCGATCGAGCGCCCACCGCGCAATAGAATAGCCCGTCGTCCCCATTGTCACCGTacgtcgtcgccgtcgtcgtggcGTGGTCGCCGCCGCGGTCTCCCCAACCGTGTCCTGCGTGTCGCTGCCAACGCGCGCGCGCGCCAGGGCTCTCTGCTACGCGAGGTAGAGGTATATACTCCTACctacctagctagctagctgctccGGCGACCGGAACGACCGGCCGGCCGGTGGGTCCAAAGGGTCGGGCGGTTAATTAGCCGCTGCGGCGCGCCGTGCTCTGACTTGTCGACGGATTGGGGCTGACAAAAATGCATGCGTTCTTACATGTTGGCACCCGCGGCTCTCCCggcgggcggcgggcggcggccggAGTACGCGTGTGTGTACGAACGCATGAGGGAAGGACCCCGTACGGCGGTGCGAGCGTCCAGCGATTGTTTAGGGCCGGCGTGCTGTTGACTTTCGTACGGCCGCGGCGGGGTGCTTTCTCTGCCAGCAAGTTGAAGAAGCAACCGAGAGGTTGAGGAATTGTTCAGCCGTCGATGGATCAAATCTGAAGACGACGCGAGCGATTTTAACAGGTCACAATGCATGCAAGCGCCTAAGACTCGAATCTGCTGGATGATCGAGCAAGTAATCCATACCTATCCATCGtttacttttatttatttatttatccacCGTGGACGTGGAGTATATCTTCGTTCCGTTACAAAGGTCAAGCATACCCACACACACACCACCAGAACCGTCGAAGCATTGCCTAGATGTTGAGAAATAAACTGAAAGTTGAAAAGCACATTGGATCGATGTGCTCAGaagctattttttttaaaaaaaaaactaacagtCAGAAAAAAACATATGGAGCCAACTTAATTTTGAGCCAAAAGCCAAAAAAACGCATCTAACCATTTTCGGAAAGGGGTCAAGCATTAATTAGAATTTCTTTTTAGTAGTGTGCATCCAAAACCAGCGATAGTTGACCCCTTTTATCCATTTTTCGATTGCAAATTAAATATCAGGCACATCTACACACACCGCCATACCTACCAGTCATGCTAAGAGTTGGTTGTGCACAATACTCCCTATGTTCCAAAATGTCACTCCATTTCAGATTGGCTTCCGTAGATACGTTACTTTAGGAAGAAAATTAGAAAGACGTACAATCTAGAACAGAGAATACTCCCTATAtgtttaaaataaaaatacacaAGCATCAAATTATAGCTACATTAAAATCGAGAGAAATAAAACATGTCTTGATGATAGCGCATTCGTCTGACGTTAGCTGGAGACGTTGATATGTTTTTATATGTACACAAACTCGTTACGACCGGCATCGATGGAACACATGCATACGTCGTCAATATAATGTGGATTTTATTGTGGAAATATGTGTGATGAATGATGCCTCGTGTATAGTagtcccaccaccaccaccacgtccAAATTAAAAGAATGAAGGTTGGtcatcctctccccggcccgTACGAATCTGAAAGCAGATCAACGGCTCTCCAAAGcccatatgtatatatatatatatatatatatgtatcatCAATATATGTAGTGTAGGGTGGCACCGTACGTGGCAGCCGCCGTCAGCCCGGGCGTCCCCACCGGAGAGCTGAAAAAGGCGGTCGTCGATCGCGTCGCGCCTTTCCTAGCTAGCCTCGTGTGAACAGAACAGTAGTAGTAGCAGTACATGCATGGCAGTACAGCCGCGTAGACGC from Sorghum bicolor cultivar BTx623 chromosome 3, Sorghum_bicolor_NCBIv3, whole genome shotgun sequence encodes the following:
- the LOC8078745 gene encoding probable WRKY transcription factor 72 produces the protein MEVAVERPPPAPQVKAEEKRPDAKPEIAARPPMVGSALPIVFESFPSTQRDAAGGINVKQEERRLEAARAEMGEVREENERLKSMLSRIVSQYQSLQMHFLDVVKVQEQASSAAKVAEKKLPVAPAPAPNPGTDDDGPDDLVSLSLGTRANSGGAPRRKGHERSSSSSGTAETTTAADADDQGHHQLSLGLGFARGNGLPSSTTTATDDDKASHASTAPVLNLTSDSSGSADDNDDAKPALAAAGTARKSPSAGAGAGDRSADDEVQQQAKKARVSVRVKCDTPTMPDGCQWRKYGQKISKGNPCPRAYYRCTVAAHCPVRKQVQRCAEDTSILITTYEGAHNHPLTPAATAMASTTSAAVAMLTSGSTTSAASASLVHGHGHPLPAAAGLFGPTTMVSTAASCPTITLDLTSPAAPHSLMHSSPYAAAAAAAAAAGFESKAFPAAWSNGYLAYGGAHPSYYSKSSTSPALGHLFGGSLGVPSRPEQLYAQSYLQRASSLGGGHGAVAPAAVTDTLAKAITSDPSFQSALAAAITSVMGRGGAAAAQK